The Candidatus Zixiibacteriota bacterium genome segment CAACACACCCCTGAATCCCCCGCCGCTGGCTAGGGAATTTGATAAACGCCAGCCAAAATCAGACGAGTTTTCTGCCTAAATTTTCTCTCAAGAGAAGACTTTGATAAGCGGTGAAGTATTAGCCGATGTTCGGCATCTAAATCCTTTGCCAGTGGCTGGGGCATTTTAATTGCATAATCATATAACGTGTTAACGCAGATATTATTCCTCTCTTGAGAGGGGTCAGGGGTGTGTTCTTAACGCTAAGCGTTCAACGTAGTTCCCAAGTCGTTACTTCTTGACAAGGCTTATAATATCAATATATTACTGTCGAGACTCATTATAAAGGTCTTTGGTTAAATTTAATGGTATTGTTCATCCTGTAATTACTGGCTATTGAATAAATCAGCTTTAAATGAAATTAATCAAAATTAAATATTGTGATAGGAGAGGAAAAATGAAGAAATTCACCCTGCTGTTTGTGTTGATTCTCTGTGTTAATGCATCCGCTATTCACCTTAATATCTGGGCAGGGGGCACTTTTAATGACGAAATATGGAACGATACAGTTGTCGCTATTCCCGGCGGCTGGGTTGAAGTGCCGGTGTACCTGGAGGGCGATTATCCCAGCATATGGATGGGCGAATTGTCTTTCCCGTTGGCTATCAAACTTGATTGTTTTGACGCTTTCGATTCGAGCGAGTGCCAGCTTCATTACCCGTTCTCCGAATGGGAATTCGCTTATTTTATAAACCCTAACGATGAATATCATCCGACATATCCCACGCCGGCGGGTTATATAGGCCTTTCATTCCTTGGTATTGCCCGCGATTATACCGAAGAAGCCCCTTGGTTCCATTCATATGTGCCATTGCTGGGATTTTCCTTTCGCGTTCATGCTGTCAGCAATGCCGACTTGATAGGCCAGGTTGCCGATGACGCTCTTGCAAGAGGCGCCGATCCTTTCACTGGCCAGCTATATGCTTATGATACGCTTGGCAGCTCGAGTTTTTATATCAACGATTACTATGCCTGTATATATTTTGAATCCGGTTATCAGTACGTTCCCGGGGATGTCAATATGCATAATGGCACTTGGCCGCCATTGGTAATTGGCGGTGATGTTACCTACCTTGTTAATTATTTCAAGGGCATGTCCTCAAGTCAACCCTGTCCGCTTGATGGTTTCTGGGCATCAGCTGATGCCAACGGCGATTATAGTATAATTGGCGGCGATGTTATTCGGCTCGTGAATTATTTCAGAGGTAATGCTTCAATCTCATATTGTTCAGAGTTTCCACCTGATTGGCTTACTCCGGATAGTGTTCCTGATACGGCGCCGGCAGGCTGGCCGAATTGCGGCATAATTACCAATCATGCGCCTGCACTAAATCCCATCGGGGCACAGTATATTGTTGAGGATGAGCATCTGGAACTGCGGATTACCGCTATCGATTCTGATGGCGACCCTATCGATTTATATGCCGAATTACTGCCGACTAATGCCGATTTCCAAGATTCCACCGGCGGTGTTGGCGGTTTCACTTTCGACCCGGTAACCGGTCAGGCAGGCGAATATCAAGTCAGGTTTATTGCTTCGGATGGCTCGCTGGCAGATACCGAACTTGTAAGCATAACTGTTGCTGTCGGCAATCATCCGCCGGAATGGGACCCGATTTCATCTCAAATAGTTGTCGAGGGCGAGCATCTTGAGGTGCGTGTAACCGCCTCCGACCCCGATTTAGACCCTCTCAATCTATCTGCCGAATTACTACCGACTAATGCCGATTTCCAAGATTCCACCGGCGGTGTTGGCGGTTTTATATTCGACCCGGCTGTTGGCCAAGCTGATGATTACCAAGTTAGGTTTATTGTCACGGATGGCGAATTATCCGATACCGAGCTTGTCGATATTACGGTTGTCTCCGGCAATCAGCCGCCGGTTTGGGACCCGATTGCTTCACCGCAAATTGACGTGGGCGACCATCTGGAACTGCGGGTAGTTGCCGCCGATATTAACAACGATTCGCTTATACTATCCGCCGAGATGCTTCCCGATAATTCCAGCTTCCATGACTCAACCGATGGTGTTGGCGGGTTTATATTCGACCCGGATTCCAGCCAAGTTGGCATACATCAGGTAAGGTTCATTGTTGCGGATGGCGAACTATCCGATACCGAACTTGTCGATATTACGGTTGATGACACTACTTCTTCCGAGGCAATCATTGCCGATCACACTTTCTGCGGCTCATGGCAAAATATCCCAGATTCAATAGTCCAGGCTATCACTAATGATTATGAAATCCTGTACTTGCATACATCACACGGAAGTCAGATTATGTCCGGGCTTGATTGCTGTGTTAATGCTGACCCTTTATATATTGAGCCATATTTCCGCGAAGTCAGCGATGATTTAGGGCATAATGGCGACACCTTATGGGTGCCTACTACCAGAAATTACCTCGAAAGCACCAGCTATGATTTCAATATGGCGATGTTTTCATGGTGCGGCGGCTGTTCGGATAATGACTCGGTTGGGATATATATTTATCTTAATAAGATGGAAGAACTGGAAGCCGATTATCCTGACATTACTTTTATTTATATGACCGGCCATCTTGATGGTTCTGGTCCCAGCGGCACATTATATCAAAACAATAATTGGATTCGTGATTACTGCAATACGCACGACAAAATATTATTCGATTTCGCCGATATTGAAAGCTACGACCCGGATGGCAACTATTATCCTAACGAAACCGATTATTGCAATTGGTGTACTGATTGGTGCGCATCGCATAGCTGCCCCTCATGTGGTTGCGCTCATTCGCAATGCTTCAATTGTTATCAGAAAGGCAAAGCCTGGTGGGTTATGATGGCTCGTCATGAAGGCTGGACAGGCGAATAAATCTTTTTAACTGATTGGCAAGCGCTGTCGGAAATAACTTCCGACAGCCCACAAAATCGAGTATTGATTATAATAATACTCGACAACAGCAGGACAGATATTTTCTACAAAGGCGGGCTGTCTGGGTTGTTGACAAAATAATACCTTATGTATTAGTATGGTTGGTGTACGTCCTCGTGCACCAACATTTTATTACACCGCCGCGCGTAGGGGCGTATTGCATACGCCTTTTTTATGCTGTTGGAAGCTATTTCCGATAGCCGCAGGCGTAATAATTCACCTATCCTGCATTATTAATAAACTCTATCATTTAGTATGGTCGATGTACGTTCTCGTGCACCAACATTTAGTGGTCGGTGTACGTTCTCGTGCACCAACATTTTACTATTCCCCTCTTGAGGGGGGTCAGGGGTGTGTTCTTAACATTAAATGTTCAACATAATTCCGCATAAAATTTTAATTTATTAATAGTTTTACTGCAAAATCTGTTATAAAATAAACCTTACTCAATAATATTTCCGGTAATTGGAATAGTAATTCGCGAGCCGCGCTTGCCCTCAACCTCTAATGAAATCGATGTCAGGAATTCACCAATCTCTTTAGCATTATCAAGCGAAAATGTTATATTTGCCGATGATTTAGGTTTCAAGGTGTTTTTATCGATATTAACTGTTATAAAGCTGTCATCAGGCTTATCAATAATAACTATTTTTGATTTAGTATCGTCCATGTTAGAAAGACTTATTCTTTGACTGGCTTTCGAGCCTGCTTTAACATTATCAAAATCAACTTTCTGCGGCGAATATTCAAGAATCTGTTTGGGATTATTTATATTCGCTTTAAATCTGATTTCTAAAAACGGATTTAATGAATCGTTGCAGTTGATTTTTAAAGATTTGGTAACTCTGCCGTTAAATTTGCCGGCATTAAAAACAATATCAATGCTTGAACGTTCCCCCGGAGCAATGCTAAAACCTGCTTTTTGTGTGGATGTACAGCCGCAAGTCGATTTTATTCTAGTAATAGTTAACGTATCTGTGCCTTTATTTTCAAACCAATACTTATGGCTGACAACGGCTCCTTTTATAATAGAGCCAAAATTATAAGTTGTATGGTCAAACTCAATTCGGGCATTTGATAATTGCTGCTTGGCTGGGTCTATCCATTTCCCCGGTTCGGATTTTTCATCATCCAGCTGGCACATAACAAGCGAGGTCGGTATAATTATCATGCAAATAATGGTTAGAAATAATTTCCATATCTTCATTTTGAAATCTCCTTTGATGATTCAAATAAGTTTAAGCAAAAAATGCAATTATTTTAAAAATAAAAGTTGTTTACATATAACCTTTGGTTCTCATCCAACTGTCTGAATAAAGCTTGGAAAGATAGCGATTGCCGGAGTCGGCGAAAATCACCACTACGTTGCCGGTAAATTTATATTTTTCAATAGCCTTTATAGCTCCGGCATATATAGACCCGCTTGAACCGCCGGCGAAAATCCCCTCAATTTGAGCAATTTTGCGGGTCATTAAAAAAGATTCTTTATCGCTGATTGGAAACAGGTCGTCAAGCACAGTGAAATCAAGCGCTTTTACCATCTTGTCGCTGCCGATACCCTCAACCTCATAATGACTGCCCTCGATTATTTCGCCAGTGCGGTAATAATGAGTCAGAATAGAACCCTCCGAATCGATACCGATTATTTTAACTGAGGGAGCTTTTTCCTTAAAAAATCGACCGATACCTGAAACAGTGCCGCCGGTACCGGCTCCGACCACAATCGCCTCAATATCGCCGCCGGTTTGTTTCAATATCTCAGGGCCTGTCGTCAAGTAATGAGCATCAATATTGGCGGGATTATCATACTGGTCAAGATAGATGCTGTTGGGCGTCTCCTCAGCCAGCTTAGCCGCCACGCTGTAATTAGACCGCGGGTCGGAGGGGGGTACAGTATGAGGAGTAAGCACAAGCTCGGCGCCATACAGCTTGATCATATTCTGTTTCTCTTCGGAGTTCTTATCGCTCATTACGAGCAAGGCATGATAGTTTTTTATAGCACAAATCATAGCCACAGCTATGCCGGTATTGCCTGAAGTAACCTCAATCACCGTGCCGCCTGGTTTAAGCCGTCCGGTTTTTTCAGCATCCTCAATCAGCGATAAGGCTAACCTGTCTTTAATCGAACCGCCGATATTGCACATTTCAAGCTTGGCTAAAATCGTTGCCGGACAATCAGCGGCAATCTTTTTTAAGGGAACTAATGGTGTGTTCCCGATCAGGTTTAAAAGCCCGGTCATTTTAATAGTATCAACAGCCTTAAACATTTATTTTTATTACCTCAACATGGAATAATAGTTCCAATTTTTATCAAACATTAACAGTTCAAACATAGTCCACTTTCAAGCTAATACACGCTGATGTAATTCGGCGTCAAAGCTACTATAGTTATATACAAAACTAAATAATATCAATCAATTGCAAAGATGAGTTTTTTTAAAATATTTTCGCTGCTGTTTGGTTTTTAATAATATGTAATTATCTTTGTCGGTTTCGCGAAAGTTCGTAGTTGCTGCAATTACAGGTTGCCCGTAGGCTCGTCCGGGTCATATAACCCGCCTGGGTCCTCCGCCTGTGGCGGACTACTCTGTCAACTTAATAGCTGACCCTTTAAGGGTTGGAGCGGTCTTTAAAAGCCCGCCTATCAGATGTATTATATTGTTGTTGTGATTAGTGTTATAGTTACAGCAAGGCGGGTTCTAACCAAAGGGAGCGGACGGAGTCCTTTATTCAACCCGGTATCTTGCTGCAGCGGAATAAAACCTAAAACCTTGCTTTTACACGCATTATTCACAAATTTTAGCATGTGCTTTTTCTGCCATAGCTGTCGGAAATAACTTTCGACAGCATAAAAATGATTTAATTTCATTGCTAAGATTAACATATCAGGACAAAATTTTATGCCCATTAGTTTGGTGGGGGTGCCTTTATCTGACCGGCAGTTATCGGATTTTCATAATAAAACATAGAATTGCATAATATTACGTAAAAATAATACTTTATATCCACAAAAAATGCCATATTACCATAATAAGCCTCTGAGGAGATAAAGAATACTGTTAATTTTTAAGCTATTATTGAGGTGTTGTTGTAATAACCCAAACAAGGAGTTTTAAACCATGTATAAAAAAGTTATAATTTTATTAATTATGGTATGCTTTAGTGCTATTTTAGCGCAGGCTGATGAGTGGGAGTTTTTAGGGCTTTCCGGCAAACAGATCCTTTCTATTTCTATTGCCCCTGATAATACACAGAATATATGTGCCGGAACTGACGCCGGATTATATTATAGTTCCGATGGCGGTCAGAACTGGGAATTAAAATTATCAAGCAATACTTTATTCCCGTTTTTATCTTACTTGCCTTATTCATCCGATACTTTAATAACACTGCTAAGTGGCGGAACGTGGTCGGATGGTATATATTTCTCAACTGATGACGGCAATTCATGGACAACTGGCAACTATTTTATAAATCCGCGCCGATTGGGTTTCGACCCGATTAATCCCGGCTATGTTTATATATGTTTCCCGGATGGCATACTCACATCAATAGACTATGGCCAAAATGTCAGCTCTGCCAATAATGGTCTTCCAAATTTGAATATACTTGATGTTAAGGGAGATGGCTCTCATCTGTATGAGGCTTATGCGGTTGGCGAGGCTTTTCTGGCGCATACTACCGACTTTGGCAACAACTGGGCAGAAATGAACGGCTTATTTGGTCTTGAGGATTATAATCCAAGTCGCATTGAATTTGCCCCCGATAATCCGGATACATTATATGTAACTTGTTATGCGTATTTTGCTCGTTCTTTTAATGGCGGCGCCTCCTGGCAGTATACTTCCATGCCGACGTATGAGAATATGCCTATTGTCTGCGACCCCGATACGCCCGGGAAGCTTTACGTAGGTTCGGCAAGCGGCGGCGGAGTTTTAGAGTCAAATGATGCCGGCGCTAATTTCATATCGATGAATCAAGATATCGGCAACCTGAATATCTATAGTCTTGAGTTAGATGCTTACAAATATATTTATGCCGGCACCGGTGACGGAGTTTATAAGTATAATACTATAGTCAATATTGCTGTTAAAGAACCGGTTTTACCTCAAACTGTTTCACTATCTCAGAATTATCCAAATCCGTTCAATAGCCAAACTTTCATCAAAATTCAAACAGACAGTTCGCAAATGGTTTGGCTTGAGATATATGATATCGCAGGAAGATTGACCCGGACATTATTTGAAGGCTATGTATCCGGCGAAAAATCTCTTATTTGGGATGGCGCTGATAATAATGGCAGTATTGTTTCATCAGGCATATATCTATATAGCCTTAAAACTGCGGATAATACAGTTTGCCGCAAGATGACATTGCTTAAATAGGAATGGAAAACGCTTGAACTATTCACAGTTGGCGCATGAGGACGTACGCCAACCATATCAACACAGATATTATTCTCTTCTTGAGAGGAGCCAGGGCACTGTTGATTACGCTGCCTGCTCTAAGATAGCATTATTCCCCTCTTGAGAGGGCCTAGGGGCGCGTTTTTAGCGCTAAATGTTAAATGTAATTCCGAATAATTTTACTTTATTTGTATTTTTATCATCGATGCAGGGCAGATTTTTCCGAAACCTATATATTTCTGGCAGGAGTCATTTGCCCCAGCGAGTGGAAATCATACATTTGAAAAAATGGGGAAACTCCTTTTTTGCTATTAAGCCTTGACAATACCAAATAAAGTTTTATTTTATTTGTTTTGAAATATTTGGGGCGTCGACAAGTGGTAAGTCACCAGCTTTTGGAGCTGGCAACCCCAGGTTCGAATCCTGGCGCCCCAGTTAATGGTTAAAAGGATTGAGGTTTTTGTGCCGGATGAAATAAGAATATTTACGGGAAACTCAAATCGGTCTTTGGCGGCTAAAACTGCTAATTATATCCATCAACCTATTTCCGCTTGTAAGGTTAAGCGTTTTTCTGATAATGAGATATTTGTCAAGATTGATGAGAATATTCGCGG includes the following:
- a CDS encoding cysteine synthase family protein — protein: MTGLLNLIGNTPLVPLKKIAADCPATILAKLEMCNIGGSIKDRLALSLIEDAEKTGRLKPGGTVIEVTSGNTGIAVAMICAIKNYHALLVMSDKNSEEKQNMIKLYGAELVLTPHTVPPSDPRSNYSVAAKLAEETPNSIYLDQYDNPANIDAHYLTTGPEILKQTGGDIEAIVVGAGTGGTVSGIGRFFKEKAPSVKIIGIDSEGSILTHYYRTGEIIEGSHYEVEGIGSDKMVKALDFTVLDDLFPISDKESFLMTRKIAQIEGIFAGGSSGSIYAGAIKAIEKYKFTGNVVVIFADSGNRYLSKLYSDSWMRTKGYM
- a CDS encoding T9SS type A sorting domain-containing protein, which translates into the protein MYKKVIILLIMVCFSAILAQADEWEFLGLSGKQILSISIAPDNTQNICAGTDAGLYYSSDGGQNWELKLSSNTLFPFLSYLPYSSDTLITLLSGGTWSDGIYFSTDDGNSWTTGNYFINPRRLGFDPINPGYVYICFPDGILTSIDYGQNVSSANNGLPNLNILDVKGDGSHLYEAYAVGEAFLAHTTDFGNNWAEMNGLFGLEDYNPSRIEFAPDNPDTLYVTCYAYFARSFNGGASWQYTSMPTYENMPIVCDPDTPGKLYVGSASGGGVLESNDAGANFISMNQDIGNLNIYSLELDAYKYIYAGTGDGVYKYNTIVNIAVKEPVLPQTVSLSQNYPNPFNSQTFIKIQTDSSQMVWLEIYDIAGRLTRTLFEGYVSGEKSLIWDGADNNGSIVSSGIYLYSLKTADNTVCRKMTLLK
- a CDS encoding DUF1573 domain-containing protein, with product MKIWKLFLTIICMIIIPTSLVMCQLDDEKSEPGKWIDPAKQQLSNARIEFDHTTYNFGSIIKGAVVSHKYWFENKGTDTLTITRIKSTCGCTSTQKAGFSIAPGERSSIDIVFNAGKFNGRVTKSLKINCNDSLNPFLEIRFKANINNPKQILEYSPQKVDFDNVKAGSKASQRISLSNMDDTKSKIVIIDKPDDSFITVNIDKNTLKPKSSANITFSLDNAKEIGEFLTSISLEVEGKRGSRITIPITGNIIE